In Anaerolineales bacterium, the following proteins share a genomic window:
- a CDS encoding bifunctional homocysteine S-methyltransferase/methylenetetrahydrofolate reductase translates to MINKFLDLLENQTLLADGAMGTMLHARGVGFDKCFDELNLTNPSAVAEIHREYIEAGAQLIITNTFGANRFKLTKHGLQEDVREINSKGVELAKRVIAASFKEVLVAGDVGPLGVRIAPFGRVQPEEAREAFAEQIQALSEAGADLIAIETFSDLYEIREAIKAAKEVERLRESPLPVVASVTFTRDDRTLLGDEPMKVARTLREAGADVLGVNCSGGPAQLLRILKQMKQAAPESKFWVKPNAGWPEQVGGRIMYPADADYFGDYALSFREAGACVVGGCCGTTPQHIAVMKKALESSTYTSTLVLTSEIFETSEVSETEPPTQFAQKLGRSEFAISVEMDPPRGLSTHKLLAGASLLADAGADVINVADSPMARMRMSAWAVCDVVQRKVGVESTLHFPTRGRNLLRVQGDLLAAHALGIRNIFVVMGDPTSIGDYPEAMDNYDLVPSGLIKLIKQGFNEGVDHSGTSIGQPTNFFVGAALNLCPPDVDNEIKNLHRKIKAGADFFLTQPIYRADDGPKLLEAYETKHGKMDKPILVGILPLVSVKHASFLHNEVPGISIPEETRKRVEAAGDEGVKAGVEIAVELVEQVKPWAGGVYVMPQFHKYDMVAEIIEAVKVKT, encoded by the coding sequence ATGATAAATAAATTTTTAGATTTACTTGAAAACCAAACCCTCCTCGCCGATGGGGCAATGGGGACAATGCTCCACGCGCGGGGGGTGGGATTCGACAAATGCTTCGATGAGCTGAACCTCACCAACCCATCGGCAGTGGCTGAGATTCACCGCGAGTACATCGAGGCGGGCGCGCAGTTGATCATCACCAACACGTTCGGCGCGAATCGATTCAAACTCACGAAACATGGATTGCAAGAGGATGTTCGGGAGATCAACTCCAAAGGCGTGGAATTGGCGAAGCGCGTGATCGCCGCGTCGTTCAAGGAGGTGTTGGTCGCGGGCGACGTGGGTCCGCTGGGGGTGCGAATCGCTCCGTTTGGTCGCGTTCAGCCCGAAGAGGCGCGAGAAGCGTTTGCGGAGCAAATCCAAGCGTTGAGCGAAGCGGGCGCGGACTTGATCGCCATCGAAACGTTCAGCGATTTGTATGAAATCCGTGAGGCGATCAAAGCCGCGAAAGAGGTAGAGCGACTGCGAGAGTCGCCCCTACCCGTTGTTGCGTCGGTCACGTTTACGCGCGATGACCGCACGCTGCTGGGCGACGAGCCGATGAAAGTGGCGCGGACGTTGCGCGAGGCTGGCGCGGATGTGCTCGGAGTCAACTGCTCGGGCGGACCCGCGCAACTGTTACGGATTTTGAAGCAGATGAAACAAGCCGCGCCCGAGTCGAAATTTTGGGTGAAGCCGAACGCGGGCTGGCCCGAACAAGTGGGCGGACGAATCATGTATCCCGCCGACGCGGATTACTTCGGCGATTACGCGTTGTCGTTCCGTGAGGCGGGCGCGTGCGTGGTGGGCGGATGTTGTGGCACGACGCCACAACACATCGCGGTGATGAAGAAGGCGTTGGAGTCTTCGACGTACACCTCCACACTCGTTCTGACTTCGGAGATCTTTGAGACTTCGGAGGTCTCGGAGACCGAACCTCCGACTCAATTCGCACAAAAACTTGGGCGTAGCGAATTTGCCATCTCCGTTGAAATGGATCCACCGCGCGGACTCTCGACTCACAAACTGCTGGCGGGCGCGTCGCTTCTTGCCGATGCGGGCGCGGACGTGATCAACGTCGCCGACTCGCCGATGGCGCGCATGAGGATGTCGGCGTGGGCGGTGTGTGACGTGGTGCAAAGGAAAGTCGGAGTCGAGTCAACGCTCCACTTCCCCACGCGTGGACGGAATCTTTTGCGAGTGCAAGGCGATTTGCTCGCCGCGCACGCGTTGGGCATCCGAAATATTTTTGTGGTGATGGGCGACCCAACTTCGATCGGCGATTATCCCGAAGCGATGGACAATTATGATTTGGTTCCGTCGGGCTTGATCAAACTCATCAAGCAGGGATTCAACGAAGGCGTGGATCATTCTGGCACGAGCATCGGTCAGCCAACAAATTTTTTCGTCGGCGCGGCGTTGAATTTGTGTCCGCCCGATGTGGACAACGAAATCAAGAACCTGCATCGCAAGATCAAAGCGGGCGCGGACTTTTTCCTCACGCAACCCATCTACCGCGCAGACGATGGACCAAAATTACTCGAAGCGTACGAAACCAAACATGGAAAAATGGACAAGCCGATCCTCGTCGGTATCCTGCCGCTGGTTAGCGTCAAACATGCGAGCTTTTTGCATAATGAAGTGCCAGGCATTTCGATCCCCGAAGAGACGCGTAAACGCGTCGAAGCAGCGGGCGACGAAGGAGTGAAGGCTGGGGTGGAGATCGCGGTCGAATTGGTGGAGCAGGTCAAACCGTGGGCTGGAGGCGTGTACGTCATGCCCCAATTCCACAAGTACGATATGGTCGCGGAGATTATCGAGGCGGTGAAGGTAAAAACGTAG
- a CDS encoding polysaccharide deacetylase family protein gives MTWIVLGCGGFGLIATPTPTPTTTPTWTISPLPSPTQTASVTPTFTPTETFTPSPTSSPTSTLTPTITPTPEFIFQGPNNVVVPILLYHHIGYSLKDSDYYVSPEMFESQMNYLYTHGYRTISVEQLVQAIQVGAQLPSRPFLLTFDDGSETVYTDAYPIMQQYGFTGTAYIVYNFIGAGSYMDRDQIRELYAAGWGIGSHSVSHHDLTSRPGKQEEEIVKSRQRLEAYLQLPVRSFAYPFGAYDSESLGFVKFAGYIAAMGLGNESSQSRENIYYLYRHSITADMTLESFSNLLPWNP, from the coding sequence ATGACATGGATAGTTTTAGGATGCGGGGGATTCGGACTCATCGCCACGCCGACTCCAACGCCGACGACAACTCCCACGTGGACGATCAGCCCGCTTCCTTCCCCAACTCAAACTGCCTCAGTCACCCCAACCTTCACCCCCACTGAAACATTCACCCCATCCCCAACCTCCTCGCCCACTTCGACGTTAACTCCAACAATCACGCCCACGCCTGAATTTATTTTTCAGGGACCGAACAACGTCGTCGTTCCGATTCTTCTTTATCATCACATCGGCTACTCACTGAAAGACAGCGACTATTACGTCTCGCCCGAAATGTTCGAAAGCCAGATGAATTATTTGTACACGCATGGCTACCGAACGATCTCGGTCGAGCAACTCGTGCAAGCGATTCAGGTCGGCGCGCAACTCCCCTCGCGCCCCTTCTTGCTGACTTTCGACGACGGCAGTGAAACCGTCTACACCGACGCGTATCCCATCATGCAACAATACGGCTTCACAGGTACAGCCTACATCGTCTACAACTTCATCGGCGCAGGCTCATACATGGATAGGGATCAGATCCGAGAGTTGTACGCGGCAGGTTGGGGAATCGGCAGTCACAGCGTGAGCCATCATGACCTGACGTCGCGCCCAGGCAAACAGGAGGAGGAGATCGTCAAATCACGGCAGAGACTCGAAGCGTATTTGCAACTTCCCGTCCGCAGTTTTGCTTATCCCTTCGGCGCGTATGATAGCGAGTCGCTCGGCTTTGTGAAGTTCGCTGGCTACATCGCCGCGATGGGGTTGGGAAACGAATCGTCGCAGAGCAGGGAAAATATTTACTATTTGTATCGTCACAGCATCACAGCCGATATGACGTTGGAATCCTTTTCCAATCTCCTGCCGTGGAATCCGTAA
- a CDS encoding type III pantothenate kinase: MLLVIDIGNTNLTLGLYNGNELGSHWRLATDHARMPDEYGLQLQGLLQNARVTAKQLTGICIASVVPQLTGRVIQACREYLDIEPFIIDVGIKTGVKVRYEDPRAVGADRIADAVAVVYLYKGPACIIDFGTATTFNAITKDGEYLGGAITAGINLATEALFTHAAKLPRIDLQRPPSVIGRNTVHAMQAGLLFGYVSMVEGMVERFRKELGPTMKVIATGGLAEIVAQETDVIQIIAPWLTLDGLRILWDINHPM; this comes from the coding sequence ATGTTACTGGTCATTGACATCGGCAACACAAACCTGACGCTCGGTTTATACAACGGAAACGAACTCGGTTCGCATTGGCGGCTTGCCACCGACCACGCGCGCATGCCCGACGAATATGGCTTGCAATTGCAGGGGCTTCTGCAAAATGCGCGCGTCACCGCCAAACAACTCACGGGGATTTGCATCGCATCGGTGGTGCCGCAATTGACGGGGCGCGTCATTCAGGCGTGCCGCGAGTATCTCGATATCGAACCGTTCATCATTGATGTGGGAATCAAAACGGGAGTCAAAGTGCGATACGAAGATCCCCGCGCAGTAGGCGCCGATCGCATCGCAGACGCGGTCGCGGTCGTTTACCTTTACAAAGGTCCTGCGTGCATAATTGATTTCGGCACAGCCACCACATTCAATGCTATCACCAAAGACGGCGAGTATCTCGGCGGCGCGATCACAGCGGGCATCAACCTCGCTACCGAAGCGCTCTTCACACACGCCGCAAAACTTCCGCGCATTGATTTGCAACGCCCACCCTCGGTCATCGGTCGCAACACCGTCCATGCGATGCAGGCGGGTTTGTTGTTCGGTTATGTCAGCATGGTCGAAGGCATGGTCGAGCGTTTTCGCAAAGAACTCGGTCCCACCATGAAAGTTATCGCCACTGGCGGGCTCGCCGAAATCGTCGCGCAAGAGACCGACGTGATTCAAATCATCGCCCCGTGGCTCACCCTCGACGGCTTGCGAATTTTGTGGGACATCAATCATCCGATGTGA